In Hyphomicrobium denitrificans 1NES1, one DNA window encodes the following:
- a CDS encoding lipopolysaccharide biosynthesis protein, whose product MKSLPAWSGSVATNVINLGFGIATGVLAARLLGPESRGELAEIQFWASAIAGMGICSLPSALSFFIARRQDQASMVGSALASAAALALLSLLCGLVLVDFAADPKLRNLQMLYLIFFLPANFVALTLVAIDHGRQDFARYNAFRLLPQATYMAGIILLWHQSALNVPMLLAASWLGTFLICIGRWCHIRYNGISVPRLREMTALLRTGLEFHTTAFAGILSQNADRVICITYFTHADLGRYAVALTLSGAGLGIVSSATSIVLFPKLAAAQSFAVRRHLVRNALGASCIIALMTNACIALIIPVMLPFLFGHEYDEAVPVAILLCIAQIPTCFVQTATVALRALDDWRAGPYAQLSALAIFVPVAAVIVPRFGLNGIAASLMFSQTAATALLLRRLQVCVGLSAVQCMTPELRWLIARLR is encoded by the coding sequence TTGAAGTCGCTTCCGGCTTGGTCAGGGTCTGTTGCGACGAACGTTATCAATCTCGGGTTCGGAATAGCGACGGGCGTTCTCGCAGCTCGCCTGCTCGGTCCAGAGTCTCGGGGAGAACTCGCCGAAATCCAATTCTGGGCAAGCGCCATAGCCGGGATGGGCATCTGCTCATTGCCGAGCGCGCTCAGTTTTTTTATCGCGCGACGGCAAGACCAGGCGTCAATGGTTGGGAGCGCACTCGCCTCCGCCGCCGCACTTGCTTTGCTTTCGCTGCTCTGCGGATTGGTTCTGGTCGACTTTGCAGCCGACCCCAAGCTGCGCAATTTGCAGATGTTGTATCTAATCTTCTTCCTGCCGGCGAATTTTGTCGCTCTGACGTTGGTCGCTATCGATCACGGACGCCAGGATTTCGCTCGCTACAATGCCTTTCGCCTGCTCCCGCAGGCTACGTATATGGCCGGCATTATTTTGCTCTGGCATCAATCGGCACTGAATGTTCCGATGCTGCTTGCCGCATCGTGGCTTGGAACCTTCCTCATTTGCATCGGTAGGTGGTGCCATATCAGATACAACGGCATCTCTGTTCCCAGGCTGCGTGAGATGACAGCGCTGCTACGAACGGGGCTCGAATTTCACACGACGGCATTTGCGGGAATTCTTTCTCAAAACGCCGATCGAGTAATTTGCATAACCTATTTCACCCACGCGGATCTTGGCCGATATGCCGTCGCCCTGACGCTATCCGGCGCGGGGCTTGGCATAGTCTCAAGCGCGACATCGATCGTTCTTTTTCCAAAACTCGCCGCCGCACAGAGCTTCGCTGTGCGCCGGCACCTCGTCCGCAATGCTCTCGGAGCATCCTGTATCATTGCGCTGATGACCAATGCATGCATTGCACTGATCATCCCGGTCATGCTCCCATTCTTGTTCGGTCACGAATACGACGAAGCTGTTCCGGTCGCGATTTTGCTTTGCATCGCGCAGATACCGACATGCTTCGTGCAGACCGCCACCGTCGCGCTTCGTGCACTCGACGACTGGCGCGCCGGTCCATACGCACAATTGTCCGCCCTCGCCATATTCGTACCGGTTGCGGCTGTCATCGTTCCACGGTTTGGTTTAAACGGCATTGCCGCTTCGCTTATGTTCAGCCAAACCGCCGCCACCGCGCTGCTGCTGCGCCGACTGCAAGTCTGCGTCGGCCTCAGCGCCGTCCAATGCATGACACCTGAGCTTCGTTGGCTCATCGCGCGCCTCCGTTGA
- a CDS encoding GumC family protein translates to MAPSSDENQNANDANSTQLEPASGPGSDIAESYRLLHRTGRDFGREETDIAAKIWDYWRIFNKRKWLILAIASCVLAIGAIRTLMTTPLYTSTIRLQIDRNVAKIVDGGSVTPVEGTDNEFLKTQYELLQSRSLAERVASAARLADDPDFIRPREFSLFAMSREFLKTSTPNANRSRRALTDAAAAIVQRNVSVRPIAGSRLVDVSYSDPDPARSQKIASAYADAFIASNLDKRFEANAYAKTFLEDQIKQLKLKLEQSEKTMLDFAEKEQIVATHQNSSITEADLGNANAALGNVTSERIRNEQLWRQVEKSDAISLPQFLSNAVIDGLRTKRNELVTNYQEKLETFKPGYPAMIQISNKIAEIDKQLAAEVKTIRASLKGAYESSLSQERELKARVDKLRAEVLDVQKRSIKYNILKREVDTNRGLYNDLLQRFKEVDVAGGVGSNNIFIVDKADLPGAPSSPKLLRSMLIYLLLGSCGGFGLAYILEELDDVIDSIEEAERIGGLATLGIIPFTKAEGGAEADLKDVRSTLSEAYRSLCTSLQFSTARGMPKSLLITSADAAEGKSITSLAITQHFSRLGLKVLLVDADMRNPSLHKVLQADNSVGLSSCLAGTCNPPEAIQTTDISNLAFLPSGPLPPNAADLLSSPHLMSLLTLSLQVFDLVIIDGPPVLGIADAPLLSNAAEATVFVIGAGIARAGSVRGALKRLDIAKSPMIGSVVTRFDAKRAGYGYGRYGYGYGRYGYGYGFTYGERAFSYGKYVPGFDTPHPMMSVRENPR, encoded by the coding sequence ATGGCGCCTTCCAGCGATGAAAATCAGAATGCAAATGACGCCAATTCGACGCAGCTTGAGCCTGCCTCCGGGCCCGGCAGCGACATCGCAGAAAGCTATCGGCTCCTGCACCGCACGGGTCGCGATTTCGGCCGGGAAGAAACTGACATCGCCGCGAAGATCTGGGATTACTGGCGCATCTTCAACAAGCGAAAATGGCTCATCCTCGCCATTGCATCATGCGTGCTAGCGATCGGCGCGATCAGAACGCTGATGACGACGCCGCTTTACACCTCGACGATCCGTCTGCAAATCGACCGCAACGTCGCCAAGATCGTCGATGGCGGCAGCGTAACGCCGGTCGAAGGGACCGATAACGAATTTCTCAAGACACAATACGAACTACTTCAAAGCAGGAGTTTGGCGGAACGAGTCGCATCGGCAGCCCGTCTCGCCGACGATCCGGATTTCATCCGACCGCGAGAGTTTTCATTGTTTGCAATGTCCCGAGAATTCCTGAAAACAAGCACCCCGAACGCAAATCGGAGCCGGCGCGCGCTGACCGATGCCGCTGCAGCGATCGTCCAAAGGAACGTATCGGTAAGGCCCATTGCCGGATCGCGATTGGTCGACGTCTCATATTCCGATCCCGATCCGGCGCGCAGCCAGAAAATCGCTTCTGCCTATGCCGATGCATTCATCGCATCCAATCTCGACAAGCGTTTTGAAGCCAACGCCTACGCCAAGACATTCCTCGAAGATCAGATCAAGCAATTGAAACTCAAGCTCGAGCAGTCGGAAAAAACCATGCTCGATTTTGCCGAGAAGGAGCAGATTGTAGCAACCCATCAGAACTCGTCCATCACCGAAGCAGACCTTGGAAATGCGAATGCTGCGTTGGGGAATGTCACGTCGGAGCGGATACGTAATGAGCAACTGTGGCGTCAGGTCGAAAAGTCCGATGCGATCAGCCTGCCGCAATTCTTGAGCAACGCAGTGATCGACGGCCTTCGCACCAAGCGCAATGAACTCGTGACGAACTATCAGGAGAAGCTTGAGACGTTCAAGCCGGGGTATCCGGCGATGATACAGATCAGCAATAAAATTGCGGAAATCGATAAGCAGCTTGCAGCCGAGGTCAAAACCATTCGGGCGTCGCTGAAAGGCGCCTACGAATCGTCGCTAAGCCAGGAAAGGGAACTAAAGGCACGCGTCGATAAACTGCGTGCAGAGGTTCTGGATGTTCAGAAACGCTCGATCAAATATAATATCCTCAAACGCGAGGTCGATACCAATCGCGGCCTCTACAATGACCTTCTGCAGCGCTTCAAGGAAGTGGACGTTGCGGGCGGCGTCGGAAGCAATAACATCTTCATTGTCGACAAGGCCGATCTCCCAGGGGCACCGTCATCGCCGAAATTGCTGCGGTCGATGCTCATCTACCTGTTACTCGGCTCATGCGGCGGATTTGGCCTGGCATATATCCTCGAAGAACTGGACGACGTGATCGACTCGATCGAGGAAGCTGAACGCATTGGCGGGCTCGCGACTCTGGGCATTATTCCTTTCACCAAGGCAGAAGGCGGCGCCGAAGCGGACCTTAAGGATGTGCGATCGACCCTGTCGGAAGCATACCGGTCGCTTTGCACTTCGCTTCAATTCTCGACGGCTCGCGGCATGCCGAAATCGCTTCTCATCACAAGCGCTGACGCTGCGGAAGGTAAGTCCATCACGTCGCTGGCTATAACACAGCACTTCTCGCGCCTGGGCCTGAAAGTGCTGCTTGTTGATGCCGACATGCGCAATCCCTCGCTTCACAAGGTGCTACAGGCCGACAATTCGGTTGGGCTTAGCTCCTGTTTGGCAGGAACCTGCAATCCGCCCGAGGCAATTCAAACGACGGATATTTCGAATCTGGCTTTTTTGCCGTCTGGACCACTGCCGCCAAACGCCGCCGATCTCCTGAGCAGCCCACATCTGATGTCGCTGCTCACGCTGAGCCTCCAAGTGTTCGACCTTGTCATCATCGACGGCCCACCTGTGCTCGGAATCGCGGACGCACCTCTACTCTCGAACGCCGCGGAAGCCACGGTCTTCGTCATCGGCGCCGGCATTGCACGAGCCGGATCGGTGCGCGGCGCACTCAAGCGTCTGGATATCGCCAAAAGCCCGATGATCGGCAGTGTCGTAACCCGATTTGACGCCAAGAGAGCCGGTTACGGATATGGCAGATATGGCTACGGATATGGTAGATATGGCTACGGATACGGCTTCACATACGGCGAACGCGCATTCTCATACGGCAAATATGTTCCCGGCTTCGATACGCCTCATCCGATGATGTCCGTTCGCGAGAATCCGCGATGA
- a CDS encoding polysaccharide biosynthesis/export family protein, whose translation MTLGLSLCLSACGTTISDKLEVDASPATSAEATLSKSPAPMHSVAPGSITLPKQESLEAVRLTATSDPSSSAYKIGPLDLLDITVFRVPELSKTVQVAATGTINLPLVGEVSAAGRTAQDVERDLTQRFGVKFLQSPQVNVTIKEYNSQRVTIDGAVKKPGVYPIRGETTLLQLIATAEGLTDTAQTEIAVFRKADGKHQAAKFDVDKIRSGHEKDPEILEGDLIVVSDSSLKTTYQGLLKALPVTSIFVTLL comes from the coding sequence ATGACACTGGGCCTCTCACTGTGCCTGAGCGCGTGCGGCACGACGATCAGCGATAAACTTGAAGTTGACGCCTCTCCCGCGACGTCGGCGGAAGCGACGTTGTCCAAAAGCCCGGCGCCTATGCATTCCGTGGCACCCGGCAGCATCACCTTGCCGAAACAAGAATCTCTGGAAGCTGTTCGCCTGACCGCCACATCCGACCCCAGTAGCTCAGCCTACAAGATCGGCCCGCTCGATCTGTTGGACATCACCGTCTTCAGAGTGCCGGAACTTTCGAAGACCGTGCAGGTGGCTGCCACGGGAACCATCAATCTGCCGCTTGTTGGCGAAGTCTCCGCCGCAGGACGGACGGCACAAGACGTAGAACGCGATCTGACCCAACGTTTCGGTGTCAAATTCCTGCAGTCACCGCAGGTGAACGTCACCATCAAGGAGTACAATAGTCAGCGCGTGACGATTGACGGGGCCGTCAAGAAGCCCGGCGTGTATCCGATCAGGGGTGAGACGACACTCCTGCAACTGATTGCAACCGCCGAAGGACTTACGGATACCGCGCAAACCGAGATCGCGGTATTTCGCAAAGCGGATGGGAAGCATCAGGCAGCCAAGTTCGACGTAGACAAGATCCGATCGGGGCACGAGAAAGATCCGGAGATATTGGAAGGCGATCTCATCGTAGTCTCGGACTCATCGCTCAAGACGACATATCAAGGCTTGCTCAAAGCACTGCCCGTCACAAGCATTTTCGTCACCCTCCTGTAA
- a CDS encoding tyrosine-protein phosphatase: MIDLHCHMLPGLDDGPRNLEISLEMARMAVADGITAVACTPHIRPGLYHNTGAGILAAIDCLRGSLRQSGIALDLVCGADAHMDVHFTKKLAKREIPTLAMSRYVLVEPPYHVAPIRMEQFFFQILLTGYIPILTHPERLRWIAERYQTIERLSRYGVWMQITASSLTGNFGREPRYWAERMLDEGHIHILATDAHDTHRRPPDLSKGWKAAARRVGEGEATHMVLTRPRGVIENEPPSNLPLPFGQQSLALPDMA; encoded by the coding sequence ATGATCGACCTTCACTGCCACATGCTGCCTGGCTTGGATGACGGGCCGCGCAATCTCGAAATCTCCCTGGAGATGGCGCGCATGGCCGTTGCAGATGGCATCACGGCCGTCGCTTGCACACCCCACATTCGCCCCGGCCTGTATCATAATACGGGCGCCGGGATTCTCGCGGCAATAGATTGCTTGCGCGGCTCCCTACGGCAATCGGGCATCGCCCTTGATCTGGTCTGCGGCGCCGATGCACACATGGACGTGCACTTCACTAAAAAGCTCGCGAAGCGCGAGATTCCGACGCTTGCAATGAGCCGCTATGTTCTCGTCGAACCGCCGTACCATGTCGCGCCGATACGCATGGAGCAGTTCTTTTTTCAAATACTTCTCACCGGATACATACCGATCCTCACGCATCCTGAGCGTTTGAGATGGATCGCCGAACGCTACCAGACGATCGAGCGGCTTTCCCGATACGGCGTCTGGATGCAGATCACCGCAAGCTCGCTGACAGGAAATTTTGGGCGCGAACCGCGCTACTGGGCCGAGCGAATGCTCGACGAGGGACACATTCACATTCTCGCCACCGACGCTCATGACACGCACCGGCGCCCACCCGACCTGTCGAAAGGTTGGAAAGCAGCCGCAAGACGCGTGGGCGAAGGTGAAGCAACACATATGGTTTTGACACGTCCGCGGGGTGTTATAGAAAATGAGCCGCCATCAAATCTTCCATTGCCCTTCGGCCAGCAATCTCTCGCGCTGCCGGACATGGCCTGA
- a CDS encoding O-antigen ligase family protein, with amino-acid sequence MHSGVNRDVRRAPRLSIGRTVRTLIHAPRGHFYLTAGVFGLSIVFGGGTRSGFLGDAVLQLISLPLLWTAISELLDCQEPSRLRRLLPYIAAVASLPLLQLVPLPPSIWTSLPGRAVIVETYGVLGYPLPAHPLTLSPTATWLSTLGLVPPIAIFLGMATLDYEERRVLSLVLIAMAVISVFLGLLQLAGGANSALRFYVVTNTTEAVGFFANRNHFAVLLYAAMLFSFCWLLDAAVSVASKARRARLDSKPVIYFAGGAVAFIALLAGQLMARSRAGLILSAVALMAGFAMAMRDRRARNGSHLSKVLLGTIAITIAICSQFAFFRILDRFGPDIVSDVRIAIVRNTIAAARAYMPFGSGLGTFVPVYQMFEKPADIAVTYVNHAHNDFLELWLETGILGLALLILCIVWLVRRAIAVWATDDTGDDFRIDRNLMRSAAIVAALLLVHSLVDYPLRTTADLSVFAFAAGLLVSPLEKFSACSGGDVQKRQAKKSTFAQGVSRRHKPARQRELWDGGGDWPAEWRDKRVRAETEYGAHGGDVRFTELDDKK; translated from the coding sequence ATGCACAGCGGCGTGAATCGTGATGTGCGGCGTGCTCCGCGTCTCTCGATCGGACGCACGGTTCGGACTCTGATTCATGCCCCACGTGGGCATTTCTATTTGACTGCAGGCGTCTTCGGGCTGAGCATCGTATTCGGGGGCGGAACACGCAGCGGTTTTCTAGGGGACGCCGTTCTGCAGCTTATCTCATTGCCGCTGCTCTGGACGGCCATATCCGAGCTGCTTGATTGTCAGGAGCCGTCACGCCTGCGACGGCTTTTGCCATATATTGCGGCCGTCGCGTCGTTGCCGCTTTTGCAACTCGTTCCGCTACCGCCGTCGATCTGGACGTCGCTGCCGGGGCGCGCCGTGATCGTAGAGACATATGGGGTCCTGGGATATCCGCTTCCGGCACACCCGCTCACATTATCGCCGACGGCAACATGGCTTTCTACGTTGGGTTTGGTGCCGCCCATCGCGATATTTCTCGGCATGGCGACGCTCGATTATGAGGAGAGGCGAGTCCTCAGCCTTGTTTTGATCGCGATGGCTGTGATCAGCGTCTTTTTAGGCCTTCTGCAACTGGCAGGCGGTGCGAATAGCGCCCTTCGTTTTTATGTCGTCACGAACACGACCGAGGCAGTCGGCTTTTTCGCGAACAGGAATCATTTCGCAGTGCTTCTCTATGCCGCGATGCTGTTTTCTTTCTGCTGGCTGCTCGACGCCGCAGTCTCGGTTGCGTCAAAGGCCCGCCGGGCGAGGCTCGATTCCAAACCTGTCATATATTTTGCCGGTGGCGCGGTTGCGTTCATCGCTCTGCTTGCGGGGCAATTGATGGCCCGGTCGCGTGCGGGTCTGATCCTATCCGCCGTCGCGCTGATGGCGGGCTTCGCAATGGCAATGAGAGATCGTCGTGCGCGTAACGGTAGCCATTTGTCCAAGGTTCTACTTGGGACCATCGCGATAACGATCGCTATCTGCTCGCAGTTCGCGTTCTTTCGAATCCTGGACCGTTTCGGGCCCGATATCGTTTCGGATGTCCGCATTGCCATCGTGCGCAATACGATTGCGGCGGCGCGAGCTTACATGCCATTCGGCTCCGGGCTCGGTACATTCGTGCCGGTCTACCAAATGTTCGAAAAGCCGGCAGATATTGCGGTGACCTATGTCAATCATGCGCACAACGATTTTCTCGAACTATGGCTTGAAACCGGCATTCTGGGTCTGGCGCTTTTGATCCTCTGCATCGTTTGGTTGGTACGCCGGGCGATTGCTGTGTGGGCGACAGACGATACAGGTGACGATTTCCGCATCGATCGCAATTTGATGAGGTCCGCGGCGATTGTAGCCGCGCTCCTGCTCGTCCATTCCCTCGTCGACTACCCGCTTCGGACGACGGCCGATTTGTCGGTCTTTGCATTTGCTGCGGGTCTGCTCGTTTCTCCGCTCGAGAAATTTAGCGCTTGTAGCGGTGGCGATGTGCAGAAACGACAGGCAAAGAAATCGACTTTCGCGCAGGGGGTATCGCGCAGGCATAAGCCCGCGCGGCAACGTGAGCTTTGGGATGGCGGCGGAGACTGGCCGGCCGAATGGCGCGATAAGCGGGTGCGCGCCGAGACGGAATACGGCGCCCATGGCGGGGACGTCCGATTTACCGAGTTAGACGATAAAAAGTGA
- a CDS encoding sugar transferase, with the protein MHCVLLLAIDLLLLIIANAIAVFLSIDSHLTANALHEILLYCGLTLATSIPALLMTGLNRTLWRFTSLHDCLRVLIAVLMTMAATAVSAGTFSSFHGVSQSLIGLQFLLMTGALIGIRALMRLRHARRCQRRASRTAYERENILVVGVNAITGFLLRCVAETDETRVAVAGVLSENRRHRGRILGSHPVLGRPDEIVQIMHELDIHGVHVNRVVLAKPFDKLTATAQLALLRAKNELSLRIDALDDRLGFGDAAIASKPLTLTMPDDVPWNVIGSNLEARKSYLRWKRLFDIAAGAAVAICVAPLMLLVGALVFFDVGRPIIFWQQRPGALGRPIKVLKFRTMRAARGPDGALLSDSQRLSSVGKFLRRMRLDELPQVYNVVVGEMSMVGPRPLLPVDQSQQFRVRLNLKPGLTGWAQINGGRHLSVDDKAALDLWYAKNASFRLDLRILLSTAHTVLFGERVDQHAVHEAWLALGNPPQGATAERVPEFAARKQPRRWPGPVNLQTEAPSTESARSH; encoded by the coding sequence ATGCACTGTGTTCTTCTCCTCGCCATCGACCTGCTTCTCTTGATTATCGCAAACGCGATAGCCGTCTTTCTAAGCATTGACTCGCATCTGACCGCAAACGCGTTACATGAAATCCTCCTGTATTGCGGATTGACGCTTGCGACCTCGATTCCGGCGCTTCTGATGACGGGTCTGAACAGGACCCTATGGCGATTCACGTCTCTGCACGATTGCTTACGCGTCCTCATCGCGGTGCTGATGACGATGGCGGCCACCGCCGTATCTGCGGGCACATTTTCTTCCTTTCACGGCGTGTCGCAATCCTTGATAGGGCTCCAATTCCTGCTGATGACAGGCGCATTGATCGGCATTCGCGCATTGATGCGCCTACGGCACGCAAGACGCTGTCAACGACGTGCGAGCAGAACCGCATACGAACGGGAGAATATTCTTGTCGTCGGCGTCAATGCGATTACCGGATTCCTTCTACGCTGCGTGGCAGAAACCGATGAAACACGCGTCGCCGTCGCGGGCGTTCTATCGGAAAATCGTCGGCACCGCGGCCGGATTTTGGGATCGCACCCAGTTCTCGGGCGCCCCGACGAAATCGTGCAAATCATGCACGAACTCGATATCCACGGCGTCCATGTCAATCGCGTCGTTCTCGCCAAGCCGTTCGATAAGCTGACGGCAACGGCGCAACTTGCGCTTCTGCGGGCCAAAAATGAACTGAGCCTCCGGATCGATGCGCTGGATGATCGCCTAGGATTTGGTGACGCCGCAATAGCCTCGAAACCTCTTACATTGACGATGCCGGACGATGTTCCATGGAACGTGATCGGGTCAAATCTCGAAGCGCGAAAGTCCTATCTTCGCTGGAAGCGACTTTTCGATATCGCCGCAGGCGCGGCAGTCGCGATTTGCGTCGCACCTTTGATGCTTCTCGTCGGTGCACTCGTGTTTTTCGACGTCGGCCGTCCGATTATTTTCTGGCAGCAACGGCCAGGCGCGTTAGGACGACCGATCAAGGTCCTAAAATTTCGCACCATGCGGGCCGCGCGCGGCCCCGACGGAGCTTTGCTGTCCGACTCGCAGCGGCTCTCCTCCGTCGGCAAATTTCTCCGCCGCATGCGGCTCGACGAGTTGCCGCAAGTCTACAATGTGGTTGTTGGTGAGATGTCGATGGTGGGCCCTCGCCCACTTTTACCGGTCGATCAGTCACAACAATTCCGCGTCCGACTAAACTTGAAGCCGGGACTGACCGGATGGGCGCAAATCAATGGTGGCCGCCATCTATCGGTCGACGATAAGGCCGCGCTCGACTTGTGGTACGCCAAGAATGCCTCGTTCCGCCTGGATCTGCGCATTCTTCTAAGTACAGCGCATACAGTTCTTTTTGGTGAGCGCGTCGATCAGCACGCCGTCCACGAGGCGTGGCTTGCTCTCGGCAATCCGCCGCAAGGCGCAACGGCTGAGCGCGTTCCCGAATTTGCTGCCCGCAAACAACCTCGCCGATGGCCTGGGCCGGTCAACCTGCAGACCGAAGCTCCGTCGACGGAAAGTGCGCGATCACACTAG
- a CDS encoding DUF983 domain-containing protein, translating to MCAEHPHEWPDLSPMKVGIRGLCPRCGKGKIFRGFLTLEKQCSVCGLKFSFADPADGPAFFVMCIGCIPAAALACWIEVAYGPPFWVHLVTSLPAILLTCIPPLRPIKGWLVASQYYHKAEEGRLVFADK from the coding sequence ATGTGCGCCGAGCATCCCCATGAATGGCCCGATCTCTCCCCGATGAAAGTCGGCATCCGCGGCCTGTGTCCTCGTTGCGGTAAAGGCAAGATCTTCCGGGGCTTCCTGACGCTAGAAAAGCAATGCTCCGTATGCGGCTTGAAGTTCTCATTCGCCGATCCGGCAGACGGTCCAGCATTCTTCGTCATGTGCATCGGATGCATACCTGCAGCGGCGCTTGCGTGCTGGATCGAGGTTGCGTACGGACCGCCCTTCTGGGTGCATCTCGTAACCAGTCTGCCCGCGATTCTATTGACCTGCATTCCACCACTCAGGCCGATCAAGGGCTGGCTCGTTGCAAGCCAGTACTACCACAAGGCCGAAGAGGGTCGCCTTGTCTTCGCCGACAAGTAA
- a CDS encoding PLP-dependent aminotransferase family protein, with protein MDQKSIAPERFSWRPRLAEGGQLKSLSLVEALEADIRAGRVAPGARLPPQRAIAEALGVDLTTVTRAFNEARRRGLVDAKAGRGTFVRRLVEGGGAELHAAPAVDLSLNIPPQPAAARLQHLIPETIADLLSTEQGMLHLRYQESSGSIPDRAAGSIWLRDRIADVKPSSVLLASGAQSALFAVCDCLVRPGETIAAGFVTYPGVTAIAQQRGYVLDPVVMDEDGIIPDSFEDRCRHAAPKALYLIPAIDNPTTATLPEARRRKIVAIARRHSVAIIEDDPYSSLLKDAPVSFAKLAPELTWHIATLSKCATPALRIAYVAAPSDAQALRLAGVLRAMNLMAPPLNAALASRWITTGRLDEIRNAIRDEAAARQKIARSLLGRFEYAADPHGHHLWLRMPPHWRATDLADHAERAGFAVVPSSAFAISDAHPEAVRISLGVAADRESLLKALKLLSELLAQPVLPSKAIV; from the coding sequence ATGGATCAAAAATCGATAGCGCCGGAACGTTTTTCGTGGCGGCCGCGACTTGCGGAAGGCGGCCAGCTCAAGTCGCTCAGTCTTGTCGAGGCTCTTGAAGCCGACATCCGTGCGGGGCGCGTGGCCCCGGGTGCGCGATTGCCGCCGCAGCGCGCGATCGCTGAAGCACTTGGAGTCGATTTGACGACGGTGACGCGCGCGTTCAACGAGGCTCGGCGTCGTGGACTGGTCGATGCGAAAGCCGGTCGCGGCACGTTCGTCCGCCGTCTCGTCGAGGGCGGCGGGGCCGAACTTCACGCGGCCCCGGCCGTCGATCTCAGCCTGAACATTCCTCCGCAGCCGGCGGCAGCACGCCTGCAGCATCTCATTCCCGAAACTATTGCCGACCTGCTCTCGACCGAGCAAGGCATGCTGCATCTTCGCTATCAGGAGAGTTCCGGCAGCATTCCGGATCGTGCCGCCGGGTCGATATGGCTGCGTGATCGTATTGCGGATGTAAAGCCATCATCCGTGCTGTTGGCGAGCGGTGCGCAAAGTGCGCTGTTTGCAGTATGCGACTGTCTCGTAAGACCCGGCGAGACGATTGCTGCGGGCTTCGTCACCTATCCCGGCGTCACGGCGATCGCACAGCAGCGCGGCTATGTTCTCGATCCGGTTGTGATGGACGAGGATGGAATAATTCCGGATTCCTTTGAAGATCGTTGCCGGCACGCTGCTCCGAAGGCGCTTTATCTCATTCCTGCGATCGATAATCCAACGACTGCGACGTTGCCGGAAGCGCGCAGGCGAAAGATTGTAGCTATCGCGCGCCGGCATAGCGTCGCGATCATCGAGGACGATCCATATTCTTCGCTGCTCAAGGATGCTCCCGTTTCTTTCGCTAAACTTGCGCCGGAGCTTACGTGGCACATCGCGACCTTATCAAAGTGTGCAACTCCGGCGCTGCGGATCGCATATGTCGCGGCGCCGAGCGACGCTCAGGCCTTACGTCTCGCCGGCGTGCTGCGAGCAATGAACCTTATGGCTCCGCCGCTCAATGCGGCACTCGCATCGCGATGGATCACGACCGGCCGGCTCGACGAGATCCGGAATGCGATTCGCGATGAAGCAGCGGCACGCCAGAAAATTGCGCGATCGCTTCTCGGCCGTTTCGAGTACGCAGCCGATCCGCACGGGCACCATCTATGGCTACGGATGCCGCCTCACTGGCGGGCAACGGATTTGGCAGATCATGCGGAGCGTGCCGGATTTGCGGTCGTGCCGAGCTCGGCATTCGCAATTTCAGACGCGCACCCGGAAGCCGTTCGGATTTCTCTCGGCGTCGCGGCCGACAGAGAGTCGCTTCTCAAGGCTTTAAAGCTTTTATCGGAGCTGCTCGCGCAGCCCGTACTTCCTTCAAAAGCCATCGTATAA